Proteins from a genomic interval of Debaryomyces hansenii CBS767 chromosome E complete sequence:
- a CDS encoding DEHA2E14102p (no similarity) — protein MIMEQNTQCKYGIVWSVKGKLHRYIHRVGDDANVATGQKDIWLIFVIIGISQSDSDKLHLDCTQDDILVQTILYIYKHSWPSMNYEL, from the coding sequence ATGATTATGGAACAAAACACGCAGTGCAAATATGGCATTGTATGGTCAGTAAAAGGCAAGTTGCACCGCTATATACATAGAGTAGGAGACGACGCAAATGTAGCTACAGGTCAGAAAGACATATGGTTAATATTTGTGATTATTGGAATCCTGCAATCGGATCTGGATAAACTACACTTGGATTGCACACAGGATGATATATTGGTGCAGACAATTCTATACATATATAAGCATTCATGGCCCAGCATGAATTATGAATTATGA
- a CDS encoding DEHA2E14124p (similar to ca|CA0039|IPF3998 Candida albicans IPF3998 unknown function) — protein sequence MAKQTKGNKKSVNSRPNGTGTKKTRSVQKPVSKSKLKHQSKSTKEKINRLNANMAEYNEVKNSLMNIQKPTPPKNVLDAKDLQEDLKKDEELKARNKIVESDISKQLELITGMGL from the coding sequence ATGGCAAAGCAAACCAAGGGTAACAAGAAGAGTGTGAACAGTAGGCCAAACGGTACTGGTACCAAGAAAACCAGATCTGTACAGAAGCCAGTATCTAAGAGCAAATTAAAGCACCAGTCAAAATCTACCAAAGAGAAAATCAACAGGTTGAATGCCAATATGGCCGAATACAACGAAGTCAAGAACTCCTTAATGAACATACAGAAGCCCACGCCGCCGAAAAATGTGTTAGATGCGAAGGatcttcaagaagatttgaaaaaggatGAGGAGCTTAAGGCCCGTAACAAAATCGTCGAAAGCGATATCTCGAAACAATTAGAGTTGATAACGGGAATGGGTTTGTGA
- a CDS encoding DEHA2E14080p (weakly similar to uniprot|Q12263 Saccharomyces cerevisiae YDR507c GIN4 Protein kinase involved in bud growth and assembly of the septin ring proposed to have kinase-dependent and kinase-independent activities) gives MSSHQRQDSIASLSSTATGNIHPQKIGPWKLGKTLGRGATGRVLLATHQSTGQKAAVKVVSKSELNDDEINKKSADEAGLPYGIEREIIIMKLLTHPNVLRLYDVWETSKALYLVLEYVEGGELFDLLVERGPLQEVEAIKYFRQIILGTAYCHALGICHRDLKPENLLLDSGLNVKLADFGMAALESNGKLLETSCGSPHYAAPEIVSGLKYHGAASDIWSCGVILFALLTGRLPFDDENIRNLLLKVQAGSFEMPCELSPEAVDLIDKMLTVDPMKRIPTERILSHPLLTKYPIPNEDLISVKSLPHPETAYKSLGSEKNIDKQILQNLSILWHDRSQGDIVDCLLKTGSNPEKTFYALLMRYRHNQEESAGSSPTRSNSQNFNNKIGNKDNNRKKRMSQVSASTSRNRPVSFQYKNGIKSSIGNGNGRLSSTSSVSNSPRKSPVRRSSNRYSFAQSPRKFGGTSDETTLHSSSVPRNIYNEIVSAQRNGQGVMPPPLPSKDNMDSKSNPIVDEVSNQDLLSSAKISPTKNKRGSVIRNSISKNRLSRRKSRTSFTPGLKRNSITTKLLSTYAKLAGETDWEFMDKQTKRTSATFATLCDKIFNQEQYDAEDEKLIDEEEKQAKEYERLMEIERKKHEAELRARKELAKQRKREKRKSLLSSRKLSILVKDDANNSEQDITVTDSDALSQPKRQSRNQAMRSISEGHGKESDDLTKEDLENLKRRSVTQPTPRRRKTPVLTRRPVSRLDPLWTAYENEEIERAQDALEAEYRDADFKTKKKINRESMVSVMDDKEVDNEPHVDDDATDEVQDEEAVKAKSRGYELPEPDMERSDLSDEYMSEIRKSRLLNSQLNINAIANGEKEVKSEKRQDKEPKTLIGDVRIPTVTRKSRCFTNSNKRLSVLSMYSTKQSYRDLNSILGDENDENNDVEGQLPQLRTSFADRLDRAGLADAEEEDDEPLDEGSIMDFDQHLANKRSSYYAGDKSRRQSRYSTTKRNSQAPTVDVPAIPKKSNKERDREDDTFVTKDDDVHRRKSAYSAKGANNNDDEDMIFENIKLPNEDRRQSASTAKSNKKKSFQPSAESMLIPNVDNIPEDAKTRKPDPRSQPYEKVRKPKVSNGELKSTGPEGQVKNPLEDTTNEPRENQKRKGSIFRKLSWGSKKTMDNSAAQLPSPADSRAPSVEEKPKSKSGFFRWFSSSSNQPGIESEIRRFKAILPKQEMSSALFALLNSWSNFGLKNLRNDTVGYNITGEISKNNAFNLKNCKFRIKVNPREFNQKSEIVCARVKGSKVTTDTLFKEIEKVLQKEGVMDI, from the coding sequence ATGTCTTCACATCAAAGACAAGATTCGATAGCGTCGTTGAGCTCGACGGCGACGGGTAATATCCATCCACAGAAGATAGGGCCATGGAAGCTAGGAAAGACTTTGGGAAGAGGAGCAACTGGTAGAGTATTGTTGGCCACGCATCAGAGCACTGGACAAAAAGCTGCCGTTAAGGTTGTATCGAAATCGGAATTAAATGAcgatgaaataaataagaaGTCTGCGGACGAAGCAGGGTTGCCATACGGTATAGAAAGGGAAATTATCATCATGAAGTTGTTGACGCATCCAAATGTGTTGAGATTGTATGATGTTTGGGAGACATCAAAGGCGCTTTACTTGGTCCTTGAATACGTTGAAGGAGGTGAGTTATTCGACTTGTTGGTTGAAAGGGGCCCGTTACAGGAGGTTGAAGCCATCAAATACTTCAGACAAATTATACTAGGCACCGCCTATTGTCACGCGTTAGGTATTTGTCATAGAGATTTGAAGCCAGAAAACTTGTTATTGGACTCAGGATTGAATGTCAAGTTGGCTGATTTTGGAATGGCTGCTTTAGAAAGCAATGGTAAGTTGCTTGAAACTTCATGTGGTTCACCTCATTATGCTGCTCCTGAAATTGTTAGTGGATTAAAATACCATGGAGCCGCATCAGATATTTGGTCCTGTGGGGTTATATTATTTGCCTTATTAACAGGTAGATTACCATTTGACGACGAAAATATCAGGAACTTGCTTTTGAAAGTTCAAGCAGGTAGTTTTGAAATGCCATGTGAATTAAGTCCTGAAGCAGTGGATTTAATCGATAAAATGTTGACCGTTGATCCTATGAAGAGAATTCCAACTGAAAGGATATTGTCTCATCCTTTATTAACTAAATACCCAATTCCAAACGAAGATTTAATAAGTGTCAAAAGTTTACCTCATCCCGAAACTGCTTATAAGTCTTTAGGTTCGGAAAAGAATATCGATAaacaaattttgcaaaacTTGTCCATTTTATGGCACGATAGATCTCAAGGGGATATCGTTGATTGTTTATTAAAGACGGGATCTAATCCTGAAAAGACTTTCTACGCGTTATTAATGAGATATAGACATAACCAGGAAGAATCTGCTGGTTCTTCGCCAACAAGATCAAACTCACaaaactttaataataagattggaaataaggataataatagaaaaaaGAGAATGAGTCAAGTCAGTGCTTCAACGTCGAGAAATAGGCCAGTTCTGTTTCAGTATAAAAATGGAATAAAGTCCTCTATTGGCAATGGAAATGGTAGACTTTCATCAACCTCAAGTGTCAGCAATTCTCCTCGCAAGTCTCCTGTGCGTCGTTCTTCTAACAGATACTCGTTTGCTCAGTCACCCAGAAAGTTTGGTGGAACAAGTGATGAAACAACTCTCCACAGTTCATCAGTTCCCAGAAACatttataatgaaattgtcAGTGCTCAAAGAAATGGCCAAGGTGTTATGCCTCCTCCTTTGCCATCAAAGGATAATATGGATTCTAAATCCAATCCAATTGTTGACGAAGTAAGTAATCAggatttattatcatcgGCGAAAATATCACCAACAAAGAACAAAAGGGGTTCAGTTATCAGAAATAGCATTTCTAAAAACAGgttatcaagaagaaaatcaagaaCTTCGTTTACACCGGGACTTAAACGTAATTCGATAActacaaaattattatctacTTATGCCAAGTTAGCCGGTGAAACAGATTGGGAATTCATGGATAAGCAAACTAAAAGAACTTCAGCTACCTTCGCTACGTTATGTGATAAGATCTTTAATCAAGAACAATATGATgcagaagatgaaaaattgattgacgaagaagaaaaacaaGCAAAGGAATATGAAAGGTTAATGGAAATAGAAAGGAAAAAACACGAAGCTGAGTTAAGAGCTAGGAAAGAATTAGctaaacaaagaaaaagagaaaagagAAAATCGTTGCTTTCTTCCAgaaaattatctattttgGTCAAAGACGACGCAAACAACAGTGAACAGGATATAACGGTAACTGATTCGGATGCGCTTTCTCAACCAAAAAGACAATCCAGAAACCAAGCTATGCGTTCAATTTCGGAAGGTCATGGCAAAGAAAGTGATGATTTAACAAAGGAGGACCTTGagaatttaaaaagaagatCAGTAACTCAACCTACTcccagaagaagaaagacTCCAGTTTTAACCAGAAGACCAGTTTCGAGATTGGATCCATTATGGACTGCctatgaaaatgaagagaTAGAGAGAGCCCAAGATGCATTGGAAGCTGAATACAGGGATGCTGATTTCAAAactaaaaagaaaattaatagaGAGTCTATGGTATCGGTTATGGATGATAAAGAGGTTGATAATGAACCACACGTTGATGATGATGCTACTGACGAAGTCCAAGATGAGGAAGCAGTTAAGGCCAAATCTCGCGGTTATGAATTGCCTGAACCAGACATGGAAAGATCTGATTTAAGTGATGAGTATATGAGTGAGATCAGAAAATCtagattattgaattcacAATTGAACATAAATGCAATTGCCAATGGTGAAAAAGAAGTTAAGTCAGAAAAGAGACAGGATAAAGAACCTAAAACTCTTATTGGTGACGTCAGAATCCCAACAGTAACAAGAAAATCGAGATGTTTTACCAATTCAAACAAAAGATTGTCTGTTCTAAGTATGTACTCCACCAAACAATCGTATCGtgatttaaattcaattttaggtgatgaaaatgacgaGAATAATGACGTAGAGGGGCAATTACCACAGTTAAGAACCAGTTTTGCTGATAGATTGGATAGAGCCGGATTAGCAGATGCTGAAGAAGAGGACGACGAGCCATTAGATGAAGGTTCTATCATGGATTTTGATCAACATCTCGCTAATAAGCGTTCTTCATATTACGCTGGTGACAAGTCTAGAAGACAATCAAGATATTCCAcaacaaaaagaaattcTCAAGCACCAACTGTTGATGTTCCAGCTATTCCAAAGAAGTCAAACAAGGAGCGTGATAGAGAAGATGATACTTTTGTTACTAAAGATGACGATGTTCATAGAAGAAAGAGTGCTTATTCTGCAAAAGGtgctaataataatgatgatgaggataTGATATTtgagaatataaaattgcCCAACGAAGATAGAAGACAATCGGCATCTACTGCGAAGTCAAACAAAAAGAAGTCATTCCAACCTAGTGCTGAGTCTATGTTAATACCTaatgttgataatattcCTGAAGATGCTAAAACGCGAAAGCCAGATCCACGCTCTCAGCCATATGAAAAGGTTCGTAAACCTAAGGTTTCTAATGGAGAATTAAAATCCACAGGTCCAGAAGGCCAAGTTAAAAATCCATTAGAAGATACCACAAACGAGCCTAGGGAGAATCAAAAGAGAAAGGGATCTATTTTCCGTAAGTTATCATGGGGATCCAAAAAAACAATGGACAATTCAGCCGCCCAATTGCCATCTCCAGCAGATTCTAGGGCTCCATCAGTCGAAGAAAagccaaaatcaaaatcagGATTCTTTAGATGGTTCTCAAGTAGTTCAAATCAACCAGGTATTGAATCTGAGATTAGAAGGTTTAAAGCAATCTTACCAAAACAAGAGATGTCATCAGctttatttgcattattaaattcttgGTCTAATTTTGgattaaaaaatttaagaaATGATACAGTTGGTTATAATATAACAGgtgaaatttcaaaaaataatgcgtttaatttgaagaattgtaAGTTTAGAATAAAGGTTAATCCAAGAGAATTTAACCaaaaatctgaaattgtTTGTGCAAGAGTTAAAGGGTCGAAGGTTACTACTGATACCttatttaaagaaattgagaAGGTCTTACAAAAGGAGGGAGTTATGGACATTTAA
- a CDS encoding DEHA2E14058p (similar to ca|CA4098|IPF3988 Candida albicans IPF3988 unknown function) translates to MSQVIQAGAVHGLYTALTISTYVLEQLRMKNLLDIHTSAATVVPLDDHPIPFYVRRDRNDKQRNIKVFGNDGVQLYTIERLSAINPVWNMLTFPERREVATINSGIFSSSVDFHSKAGISHRDISVDFGLSGGNRSFYTNDGAKYAWIRGSKFLEKVINPNGGVEEIRERVAKVKLMRQFKFDFEVLIDENKIDREIALATAFSSMLTQWGVGEITDTIGPTFVEPKKQPDASTSKFIISKDNDNSEVVLMFDNHSFVKLPASDSSRVAESE, encoded by the coding sequence ATGTCACAAGTTATTCAAGCTGGTGCTGTTCATGGCTTATACACTGCACTCACGATTAGTACATATGTTTTAGAACAATTAcggatgaagaatttgctAGATATTCATACTTCAGCTGCAACTGTGGTTCCATTGGATGACCATCCAATCCCCTTTTATGTTCGTCGTGACAGAAACGacaaacaaagaaatattaagGTTTTCGGGAATGACGGTGTACAATTGTATACAATTGAAAGATTGTCGGCCATCAATCCTGTTTGGAATATGTTAACATTTCCTGAAAGACGAGAAGTAGCTACTATCAATTCTGGGATATTTAGTAGCTCTGTCGATTTCCATTCCAAGGCAGGAATTTCCCACCGTGACATAAGCGTTGACTTTGGTTTAAGCGGTGGAAATCGAAGCTTCTATACCAATGATGGTGCAAAATACGCATGGATAAGAGGCTCCAAGTTTTTAGAAAAGGTCATTAACCCAAATGGTGGCGTTGAAGAGATTAGAGAAAGGGTAGCTAAAGTAAAATTGATGAGACAATTCAAGTTTGACTTTGAAGTATTGATTGACGAAAACAAGATTGACAGGGAAATTGCGTTAGCTACTGCGTTCTCTTCTATGTTGACTCAATGGGGTGTCGGAGAAATTACAGACACCATTGGACCTACTTTTGTTGAGCCAAAAAAACAACCTGACGCAAGTACTAGTAAgtttattatttccaaggataatgataattcgGAGGTTGTTCTTATGTTTGATAATCATTCATTTGTCAAATTGCCTGCTTCAGATTCTTCTCGTGTTGCTGAACTGGAATAG